The sequence ACATCTGGATGATATGAAGAAAGCGGCAGAGTATCTGAAAGGAACACATGATTTTTCAGCATTTACGGATAATAAAGATGAGAAATCAAAAGTGAGGACAATCTATGAGATTAAGATTGTAAAAAAATGGACAAGGCTGGAGTTTGAATTTTATGGAACCGGCTTTTTGTATCATATGGTGAGAATTCTGACAGGAACACTTTTGGAAGTAGGATGCGCAGAAAAGAGTATTGAAGATATAAAGATGGCTCTTGAACAGAAAGAACGAGAACTGACCGGCTTTTTAGCGCCGGCGAGAGGACTGTTTTTAGAAAAAGTATATTATCAGGAAGGAGAAGAAAGATGAAACTGATATCGTGGAACGTAAATGGAATTCGTGCGTGTGTGCAGAAAGGATTTTTAGAATTTTTCCAGGAGGCGGATGCAGATATTTTCTGTATTCAGGAGAGTAAGATGCAGGCAGGACAGCTAGATTTGGAATTGGAAGGATACCATCAATATTGGAATTATGCAGAGAAAAAAGGATATTCCGGGACGGCTGTGTTTACAAAAAAGGAACCATTGTCGGTACAATATGGCATCGGGATAGAGGAGCATGACAAAGAGGGGCGTGTTATTACACTGGAATTTGAGGAGTTTTATTTTGTGACCGTGTACACGCCAAATTCACAGAGTGAACTTGCAAGACTTTCATACCGCATACAGTGGGAGACGGATTTTCTTGCATATCTAAAAGGATTGGAACAGAAGAAACCGGTTATCTTTGCGGGGGATCTGAATGTGGCGTATGCGGAGATAGATTTGAAAAATCCAAAAACCAATCGGAAAAATGCCGGTTTTACAGACGAGGAACGTGCAAAATTCGGTGAAGTTTTAAAAGCCGGTTTTATCGACACATTCCGCTATTTTTATCCGGAGATGGAAGGAATTTACTCTTGGTGGTCATATCGATTCAGTGCAAGAGCAAAGAACGCCGGCTGGAGAATCGACTATTTCTGTGTGTCAGAGAGTTTGAAAGACAGGCTTGCAGACGCAAAAATTTTAACTGATGTGATGGGATCGGACCACTGCCCGATTGAACTGGATCTAAAATAAGGAGGAGATATAAGATGAGAATAGAGGCGGAACATACAGCGGCACTTGTCATTGACTATCAGGAAAAATTAGTGCCTGTCATGCACGAAAAGGAAAATTTGATCTGCCAATCTGGCATTTTGCTCCGAGGGTTAAATGTGCTTGGGGTTCCGATGTTTCTTACACAGCAGTACACAAAAGGACTTGGAGAGACTGTTAATGAGATTACAACGGCTGCGGGAACAGAAGAGTATGTGGAAAAGATTTCGTTTAGTGCATATGAAGGTGTAAAAGAAAAGATAAGAGACAAAAAATATATTATCATCTGCGGGATTGAGACACATATTTGTGTACTTCAGACGGTGATTGATCTGAAAGCAGCAGGATTTATTCCGGTCATTGTGGAGAATTGTGTTTCCAGCAGAAAAGAAAATGACAAAAAGATTGCATTGCAGCGGATGAAAGAGGAAGGCGCAATTATTACGACATACGAGTCAGTGCTTTTTGAACTGCTAAAAGAAGCGGGGACGGAAAAGAGTAAAAAGATACAGAGATTGATTAAATAGAGTGGACGATAGAATCCTTGTTTTATAAATCATTTTAGGTTTATAAAGCGAGGATTTTTTAAATTATAGAAAAATCAAATATATATATCAAAAAAACCAATTTGTTTCTGACTTTTTACAATACTATAATAGGAATGTTGAGAAAAGAAAGA comes from Coprococcus phoceensis and encodes:
- a CDS encoding exodeoxyribonuclease III; this encodes MKLISWNVNGIRACVQKGFLEFFQEADADIFCIQESKMQAGQLDLELEGYHQYWNYAEKKGYSGTAVFTKKEPLSVQYGIGIEEHDKEGRVITLEFEEFYFVTVYTPNSQSELARLSYRIQWETDFLAYLKGLEQKKPVIFAGDLNVAYAEIDLKNPKTNRKNAGFTDEERAKFGEVLKAGFIDTFRYFYPEMEGIYSWWSYRFSARAKNAGWRIDYFCVSESLKDRLADAKILTDVMGSDHCPIELDLK
- a CDS encoding isochorismatase family protein: MRIEAEHTAALVIDYQEKLVPVMHEKENLICQSGILLRGLNVLGVPMFLTQQYTKGLGETVNEITTAAGTEEYVEKISFSAYEGVKEKIRDKKYIIICGIETHICVLQTVIDLKAAGFIPVIVENCVSSRKENDKKIALQRMKEEGAIITTYESVLFELLKEAGTEKSKKIQRLIK